The genomic interval ATGAGGCGCCATGGGGCTTTTGTGTGAGGCGCCGTACCGCTTTACTGACGGGTAATATTCGGCGGCAAACTGGACTTTCCCCGCAGCCTCTTCATCGGCTATCTCCGCAATAAAGGCGAACATGAGATCGATACCGGCAGACACTCCTGCCGATGTCCAAATGTTTCCATCACAGACAAAACGTTCTTCAACTGCCGTGATATCACCAAAAGCTTTCAAACGGTCAAGAGAGTTCCAATGGGTAGTGGCCTTTTTTCCATATAGCAGCCCGGCTTTGTGTAACAGGAAAGTCCCGGTGCACACAGAAAGTATCGCTTTGCATTGCCTTGCCTGTTCGGTGATAAAGCGAATAAGCACCGGGTTGTCCACTTCCTGGCGGGTTCCCTGACCACCCGGCACAAGAAGGAAATCAAGTTGAGGGCACTGCTCGAAGGATACATGAGGATTTACAGAAAGACCCTTCGCACAGATGACCGGCTCAAGCGA from Pseudomonadota bacterium carries:
- a CDS encoding DJ-1/PfpI family protein, whose translation is SLEPVICAKGLSVNPHVSFEQCPQLDFLLVPGGQGTRQEVDNPVLIRFITEQARQCKAILSVCTGTFLLHKAGLLYGKKATTHWNSLDRLKAFGDITAVEERFVCDGNIWTSAGVSAGIDLMFAFIAEIADEEAAGKVQFAAEYYPSVKRYGASHKSPMAPHYLKEKD